From the genome of Gemella haemolysans ATCC 10379:
TAACGTTTACCTTGGAAGTCATATGCATAAACATTTTCTTCCTCATTTAACATTTGGATAGCATCTGTTAATTGAACTTCTCCACCAACACCCACTTGTTTTTTAGCTAAGTGTTTGAAAATTCCTGGATTAAGAACATATCTTCCCATAATCGCTTGATTAGATGGTGCTGTTCCTGGAGCTGGTTTTTCCACAAAAGTTTCAACATCATATAAGTGTCCATCTTGTCCTTTAGGCGCAATAACACCATATCTGTGTGTTTGATCTTCTGGAACTGTTTGAACCCCGATTACAGAACATCCTGTTTCTTCTGCTTTATCAATAAGTTGTTTGATTGCAGGATATTCATCATTAATTACAACATCGTCACCAAGTAATACTGCGAATGGCTCATCTCCGATGAAACTACGAGCAGTTAAAATCGCATCTCCTAATCCTGCCATTTCTTTTTGACGTACGTAGTGAATATTAGCAAGTTGTGTTGGGTATTTAACTTTTTCTAATAATTCAAGTTTACCTTTGTTTTCTAACTCTACTTCTAACTCCACGTTTCTATCGAAGTGGTCTTCAATAGCTCTTTTTTGTTTACCAGTTACAATAATTATATCTTCAATTCCAGCTTTTACCGCTTCTTCTACTATGTATTGAATAGTAGGAGTATCGATAATCGGAAGCATCTCCTTAGGTAATGCTTTAGTAGCAGGAAGGAAACGCGTACCATATCCTGCTGCTGGAATAATCGCTTTTCTTACTTTTTTCATTTATTCACCTATATTCTTTTCTAAAATTTAACAAACTAATAATAACATATTTTCATCGATTTGGCAAACTTTTTCCTTATTTTCAAACTATATAAATAACATTTTAAATTTAGCATTCTTTTATGTCACCGATATCGAATATTGATATTATGTTTTTTTATAAAATCCTTTATTGTTTTTCTGTTTTGTTTCGAACATTTATCGAACAATACTTAAAAGAGAACTTAGAATGAAAAAACATCCTAAGTTCTTATATTTTATCTTGTATTTAAGGCTTGTACAACAACATTTGTTGTTTGTTCTTTACCATTTCTATAGTAAGTTACTTTTACAGTATCTCCAATTTTTGATTTCTCAAATAAGTATTTTCTAACTGCAGCAACATCTTTTACTTCTTCACCATTTAATTTTGTAATGATATCATATTTCTCTAAACCTGCTTGATCTGCTGGTGTACCGTTCTCAACATAACGAATTACTACACCTTGTTTACCTTCATATTTCAATTGAGATTTAACAGTATCACTATCTACTGTATTCACAGATACTAATTGTACACCTAATGCAGGTCTAATCACTCTACCTGATTGTTCTAATTGTTCAGTAATAAGTTTTACTTCATTTGAAGGAATACCAAACCCAATTCCCTCGGCACTTACATTTGCAGTTGCTTTTGCAATTTTAGACTCGTTAATACCGATAAGTTTACCTTCACTATTGATTAATGCACCACCACTATTACCTGGGTTAATGGCCGCATCCGTTTGAATTACAGTTTGGTTCCAGTCATTTTTACCATCTCCATCAACATCCATTGGGATTTGTCTATTTACAGCTGATACAATTCCTTTTGTAACAGTATTAGATAAGTTAACATCTAAGGGCGATCCGATAGCAAAAGCTGTTTCACCAACTGCGATTTTATCACTATCAGCAAAATCCATCGTTGTAGTTACATTATCTCCGCTAATTTTTAATACAGCAAGGTCTGTCCAAACATCAGTCCCGACAACTTCTGCATTTACATTTGTTCCATCACTTAAAATAACAGATAATTTCTTAGCACCATTAACAACGTGGTTATTAGTAACGACATATGCTACATTTCCTACTTTTTTGTAGATCACTCCACTACCACTAGAAGCTGCTTTTAAATCACCAGAATCATTACCAGATCTACTAGAACCTCCTAAGATTGACTCTAGGTTATTAGATGTATTACTTTGGTAGTTCACGATTGAAACTACTGCATCTTTTGCTTTTGAAATTGCGTTTACTGTAATTTGTTCATTATCTTTATCTTCTTTTGTCGCTGTTACCGAAGAATTCAGAGCCTTACCAGTTCCCATTACCGCTTGCGCTCCAAAAACACTAGTAGCTCCAAGAGCAAACGCTGCAAAGACAGTTAGAAATAATTTTCCATAGTTATTTTTCTCCTGAACAGGTACTTGTGCATTGTTCATCTCTTGATAATTTTCATAGTTATTGTATTGAGAATTTTCTACATTATCATAATTTTGATAATCGTTTTGTTCATTATAATTTCCTTGATTGTTAAATTCTCTATTATTTTGGTTGTTATTTCTGTTTTCCATAAGAATCCTCCTTTTAAACTTTATTTATATTATTTTAAGGTTAAACGTATTTCACCTACATTTTTATAATATCAGTATCAACTTAAACGAAGTTTAAAGAAAAGTTTAAATGTACTTAATATTTTTTTACGAATTACGTATCATATATTTTTCATAATATATATACTTCATTATTCTATATATAAATTATATGAAAAAAATAAGAAGGATGCAACATTTGTAACCTAATGAAACCTAAATAAAAAACTCAAACGTAATTAATCCATGATTGAAGTTCAAACATGAGTAAATTACGCTTGATGTTTATCTTTATACTAATACTATATATTTTTTACAGATATCCGCGAAGAATCCTTGAACATCTCCTGCTTTAAGCATATCTTCTTGTTCTTGATCCACAATATAGTTCTCACTAGCTTCCATAACCGCCAGAAGTCGTTTGAAAGTATCAGCAAATAGAGCTTCATCTTCATTCAGTAAATAGTTGAAGTTTTGTTCAGCAAAAAATGGAATGAAAACCTCTCTAAACGCACCTTGACGTATTCTACCAATAAGTTTTTCACCACTTGCTGTAACGAATAAGTCTCCTTGTTTTTCAACAAATTCTTTCGCTTTTATGTGACTAGAAAAAATCTGGAATCCTTCTGCTTCTTTGTACTCTCTAAAAACTGGAATTTTAAGACCTTGTTCTTCGTAAAGAGCTTTATCGATTATCACAAAAACCTCTTCTAAATCCCAGAATTCTTTCGCTATATAATAAAATGCTACACGCCATCTACTATCACTTTTCGGCAATCTTTTAAATGTAGCTACTTGCTCAACTAATTTAATATCTTTTTCCAATACTGTTTCCTCTATCTCTATGTGAATTTAATCTAATTGAATTACCGTTCCTATACGTTTTGAAGTAGCATTGTCCAGCCTATATGAGAAAAATTTGTCATTATCTCTTACCGTACAGAAATCAATAATTTTAATATTATCTTCTAGTATACCACATTTTTTCAATAATTCTTTATTCAATTTCCATAAATCTAAATAATATTTACCATCAACTTCTTTATAATAATTTGGCACTTCTAAAACAGCGAATTTTTCGATAAGATCATAAGAAACTTCGTAGTTATCCACACTAACCGATGGCCCTATAATAGTCTTAATATTTTCTATCTTACAACCATATTTTCCTGTCATTATATTCACCATTTCTCCGGCAATATTCCCATATGTCCCACGCCATCCTGCATGAGCTAAGGCAACAACACCTTGCTTTTTATCACAGAAAACAACAGGTACACAATCTGCAGTAAAAATCAACAACGGAGTATTTCTAAGATTAGTAATTAAACCATCCGCTTCCTTTCCATTGTCAGCAATATCAGCTTCCGATTCAACAATACGAACATCTGCTCCATGAACCTGAGTATTATAAACTATATTATCATGATTAAATCCATATTTATCAGAGAATCTTTTCATATCTTCATTACTCTTCGCATCAACATTCCTATTAGTAAATGCTATTTTTATATTGTTATCACAAATTAAATATCCATCAACTATCTCTCTCATAATAACCTCCTAAATTAACACTAATAATATTATACACAAAATATGGGCTGTTGTCTCATTACCCTACTCTATTGAAAATTTTCCTGTTTATACCATACATTCATAATTTCATCTAAAAAATAGGAATCTGAAACATATATCTCTCAGACTCCTATTAAACATTTATCTTATTATTCTACTAAATCTAAGTAAACTTTTTTACTAAATGTTGTTGAATTTAATACAGTACGGATTGCGTTAATCACTGTACCTTTTTTCCCTATAATACGCCCACAATCTTCTGGGTGCACTGTTAAAATGTAGTGTTCACGTGCATTTTTAACGAATTTTTCGATTTTGATTTCATCTTTATGCTCAACAATTTCGCTAACAATACTATAAATTAATTCTTCCATGTCTCTCTCCTTATTTAGCTACGATATTAACTAATCTTCCAGGAACTACGATTACTTTCATAACTTGTTTTCCTTCGATTAATTCTTTTACTTCTTCATTAGCTAGAACTATTTGTTCTAATTCAGCTGGCGTTAAGTCTTTCTTAACATCTAATTTAGCTTTAACTTTACCCATAAGTTGAACTACGATTTCTACAGTATCACTCACAAGTTTGCTTTCATCAAATGTTGGCCATGGTACGTATGAGATTGACTCAGTATTACCATAGATTTCCCACATTTCTTCAGCAAGGTGAGGTGCAAATGGTGCAAGAAGTTGGATAAATCCTAACGCATATTTACGAGGGATATATTCAGCTTTATAACAATCATTTACGAATACCATAAGTTGTGAGATAGCTGTGTTAAATCCAAGAATTTCGATATCTTCTGATACTTTCTTAACTGTAAA
Proteins encoded in this window:
- the galU gene encoding UTP--glucose-1-phosphate uridylyltransferase GalU, encoding MKKVRKAIIPAAGYGTRFLPATKALPKEMLPIIDTPTIQYIVEEAVKAGIEDIIIVTGKQKRAIEDHFDRNVELEVELENKGKLELLEKVKYPTQLANIHYVRQKEMAGLGDAILTARSFIGDEPFAVLLGDDVVINDEYPAIKQLIDKAEETGCSVIGVQTVPEDQTHRYGVIAPKGQDGHLYDVETFVEKPAPGTAPSNQAIMGRYVLNPGIFKHLAKKQVGVGGEVQLTDAIQMLNEEENVYAYDFQGKRYDVGETIGFVKTTIDFALKSDLKDDLVPYLKAKLAELE
- a CDS encoding S1C family serine protease, which translates into the protein MENRNNNQNNREFNNQGNYNEQNDYQNYDNVENSQYNNYENYQEMNNAQVPVQEKNNYGKLFLTVFAAFALGATSVFGAQAVMGTGKALNSSVTATKEDKDNEQITVNAISKAKDAVVSIVNYQSNTSNNLESILGGSSRSGNDSGDLKAASSGSGVIYKKVGNVAYVVTNNHVVNGAKKLSVILSDGTNVNAEVVGTDVWTDLAVLKISGDNVTTTMDFADSDKIAVGETAFAIGSPLDVNLSNTVTKGIVSAVNRQIPMDVDGDGKNDWNQTVIQTDAAINPGNSGGALINSEGKLIGINESKIAKATANVSAEGIGFGIPSNEVKLITEQLEQSGRVIRPALGVQLVSVNTVDSDTVKSQLKYEGKQGVVIRYVENGTPADQAGLEKYDIITKLNGEEVKDVAAVRKYLFEKSKIGDTVKVTYYRNGKEQTTNVVVQALNTR
- the pgeF gene encoding peptidoglycan editing factor PgeF, giving the protein MREIVDGYLICDNNIKIAFTNRNVDAKSNEDMKRFSDKYGFNHDNIVYNTQVHGADVRIVESEADIADNGKEADGLITNLRNTPLLIFTADCVPVVFCDKKQGVVALAHAGWRGTYGNIAGEMVNIMTGKYGCKIENIKTIIGPSVSVDNYEVSYDLIEKFAVLEVPNYYKEVDGKYYLDLWKLNKELLKKCGILEDNIKIIDFCTVRDNDKFFSYRLDNATSKRIGTVIQLD
- a CDS encoding KH domain-containing protein: MEELIYSIVSEIVEHKDEIKIEKFVKNAREHYILTVHPEDCGRIIGKKGTVINAIRTVLNSTTFSKKVYLDLVE